TAGTTTTCATAACTAGATAATAACATTAATAAAAACTCCTGTCAAGAAAATTTGAAAAATATGGTACAATAGACCTATGAAACTATTAATTCCATCCGCTAAAGAACTGAACGAACAGGCTCGTATCGTCGAGCCCCAACCCTTGTCAGAGAACACAAAAACTATCCTCCAAGCTTTGAAGGCATTCTCCCTAGAAGAATTAGCGACCTTTTACGAGATCTCAGAAGAAAGAGCCCTAGTAGAAAAGGAAAGAATTGAGGCTCTGGTAGATGGGAGTGCCAAAACCTATCCTGCTTTGGAACTGTTTGATGGCCTTATGTACCGTAGTATCGAGCGTCAAGACTTATCCGAAAAAGAGCAGGCTTATCTGCAGGAACATTTGTTGATCACGACTGCTTTATATGGTGTACTACCTGCCTATGAAGGGATTGCGCCCCATCGCTTGGATTTTATGATGAA
The Streptococcus parasanguinis genome window above contains:
- the yaaA gene encoding peroxide stress protein YaaA; translated protein: MKLLIPSAKELNEQARIVEPQPLSENTKTILQALKAFSLEELATFYEISEERALVEKERIEALVDGSAKTYPALELFDGLMYRSIERQDLSEKEQAYLQEHLLITTALYGVLPAYEGIAPHRLDFMMKLKPAGKALKAFWKEDYDRAVEGEDQILSLLSSEFEQVFSKAIRERMTRIKFMENRGGTLKIHSTISKKARGAMVTAMMKEEITQLEDLKSLEVAGFSYRKDLSQEKEWVFVKE